A part of Brassica rapa cultivar Chiifu-401-42 chromosome A05, CAAS_Brap_v3.01, whole genome shotgun sequence genomic DNA contains:
- the LOC103866422 gene encoding transcription factor 25 — protein MSGRLLKKVLKEHEESKLQNHHDEEDEDEEQLGGSRGRSSINPFDLLNEGDEDPESEKETEIDDEKKDEEADTVQLPSKNKSKKKKKKKNKETRANVVVKAETTFDETLEALSLNANSKQEELQETKPSPSSSRPVLEIDPKYLNLENELRRMYGSKVVRSLESSTQAGGPGPSRQVRGGGRRGGVHHITKTVLITPMENWARWDRSFSMDFLETKDGYNYFRYTHSSSYEQAQRAFQAAQNLHDLNGVASVLINNPYHIDSLITMADYFKFAGDHQMSADAIGKCLYGLERAWHPMFTPFNGTSRLKYSHDANKPFFTALFAHMRNMDRRGCHRSALEVCKLLLSLDTDNPVGALFCVDYFALRAEEYAWLEEFSEEYQSENSLWLFPNFSYSLAIARVYLEKTEESSLDSSKSSSLDLMMQALKLHPTVLKKLVDKVPLKDQAWGKMLKHYYFRSDQSKNPSLDHLISIYVERNYLIWRLPDVQKLLKSAAELVIKQLDEKESDAEDFLSVKEEAFPAKHNEYSHLSIHDFSDSVPTLPPDNLQNFVADPRMGGGEQVAAGGGGGGHHQQQQAPPVRDVANRNPLAVFLESMLPWVNLGEGDDDADHQPDNNG, from the exons ATGTCAGGGAGGTTGTTGAAGAAGGTTCTCAAAGAACACGAAGAATCCAAACTCCAGAATCATCACgatgaagaagacgaagatgaAGAGCAGCTCGGTGGCTCGAGAGGCCGTTCTTCGATTAATCCTTTTGATCTCTTGAACGAAGGCGATGAAGATCCTGAATCCGAGAAG GAGACAGAGATAGATGATGAGaagaaggatgaagaagctgacACCGTGCAGCTTCCTTCAAAGAACAAGtcgaagaaaaagaagaagaagaaaaacaaagagaCACGTGCTAACGTGGTGGTGAAGGCTGAAACCACTTTTGACGAAACCTTAgaagctctctctctcaatGCCAACTCTAAGCAAGAAGAGCTTCAAGAAACAAagccttctccttcttcttcgaGACCAGTGTTGGAGATAGACCCCAAGTATCTCAATCTCGAAAACGAGTTAAGGAGAATGTACGGTTCAAAGGTCGTTAGATCACTCGAGAGCAGCACCCAAGCCGGTGGTCCTGGCCCCTCTAGGCAGGTACGAGGTGGAGGAAGACGTGGAGGAGTCCACCACATCACCAAAACGGTTCTGATTACACCAATGGAGAATTGGGCTCGCTGGGACCGCTCCTTCTCCATGGACTTTCTCGAGACCAAAGACGGTTACAACTACTTCAGATACACACACTCATCCTCCTACGAGCAAGCTCAGAGAGCCTTCCAAGCCGCGCAGAACCTCCACGACCTCAACGGCGTAGCCAGCGTCCTCATCAACAACCCTTACCATATCGACTCGCTTATAACCATGGCAGACTACTTCAAGTTCGCCGGCGACCATCAGATGTCCGCAGATGCAATAGGAAAATGCTTGTACGGTCTGGAGCGCGCGTGGCATCCCATGTTCACTCCCTTCAACGGTACCTCCCGGTTGAAGTACTCTCACGACGCGAACAAACCGTTCTTCACGGCCCTTTTCGCGCACATGAGGAACATGGACAGGCGCGGATGTCATAGATCAGCTTTAGAGGTTTGCAAGCTGCTGCTGTCCCTGGACACGGATAACCCCGTTGGCGCGTTGTTTTGTGTTGACTATTTCGCGCTGAGAGCTGAGGAGTACGCGTGGCTGGAGGAGTTCTCGGAGGAGTATCAATCCGAGAACTCCTTATGGCTCTTCCCGAACTTCTCTTATTCCCTAGCTATAGCTAGAGTCTACCTCGAGAAGACGGAGGAGTCTTCTTTAGATAGTTCAAAGTCAAGCTCGTTAGATCTGATGATGCAAGCGTTGAAGCTTCACCCGACTGTGCTCAAGAAGCTTGTGGATAAGGTGCCTTTGAAAGACCAGGCGTGGGGGAAGATGCTGAAGCATTATTACTTCAGGTCTGATCAGTCGAAGAACCCGTCGTTGGATCATCTTATTAGCATCTACGTGGAGAGGAACTACCTTATATGGAGGCTTCCTGATGTTCAGAAGCTGCTTAAGAGCGCTGCTGAGTTGGTTATTAAGCAGTTGGATGAGAAGGAGAGCGACGCAGAGGATTTCTTGAGTGTCAAGGAAGAAGCTTTCCCTGCTAAGCATAACGa GTACTCTCATTTATCAATACATGATTTCTCTGATTCGGTGCCGACTCTTCCTCCAGACAACTTGCAGAACTTTGTGGCTGATCCTAGAATGGGAGGAGGAGAACAAGTGGCTGCGGGAGGAGGCGGTGGTGGTCATCACCAGCAACAGCAAGCACCACCGGTACGTGATGTGGCGAATAGGAATCCGTTGGCTGTGTTTTTAGAGTCGATGCTTCCTTGGGTTAACCTTGGAGAGGGAGATGATGATGCTGATCACCAACCAGACAACAATggctaa